AAGGCATTAAACAGGCAGAAATACCCTAATGACAAATGTTTGTATAGGCTGTTTTTTAAATGAAATGAGAAAAGTGAGGAAAAAGTGAGGATAAACCCTATAAATCCGGCAGATTGGCAAAATGCTGAGCCTTGAATATGGCCAAGAGCATCTCCTGGACATCATCCTTCTTGAACCTCCTTGTATCAAGCTGACTGACCAGGATATGGTCTGTGCCTGAATAATCAACACTGGCAATTGGAATAAAATCAACCCGTCCTGGAACAAACCATTTCGCCTCGACATACTTGACCTGAGGATCCTTAGGATCAGGCATGATACGATACTGCCCGATAGACTCAATCTCACGAATGACCAATTCTATTGATTCACGTTCTATGTAGAGCCTTGCCATAACAAGAGTATAGGCATTCAGTATAAATAATTTTTCTCGTCGTCACTAATCCAGACAAAGATGGCCGGACCGAAGAGACAAGCTAGACAGCGTTCAGGGAAACAGACTCCATCCTGACAATGCTGTGCTTGGCATGCCTGGCTGCAAAAGCATCATCGAGCTCATAGAACAGAGTATTGTCGACTTCATTGGTCCTGACAATAATCCCCTTCTCCATTATGGACCTGAGTATCTGCCTCACCTTCAGCTCAGTGAGGTTAGCCCTGCGGGCGATATCCTGCAGACTCAGCGGAGAACCGATGCTGAAGGTATAGAGCACAAGGAACACCTTCGCCTCCACCTCATCAAGAAAAATCTCCTCCTTAGCCTTCGGAAGGCTGTGGATCATGAGCTGGAGCTCATCCATCCTCTCCTCAAGCTTAGCGAGGCGAGCATCAAAATCAGAGAAAACAACTGAATTCTCCTGGATCTCCCGTGTATTCTCATTGATGGCTTCCCTGTGGTCATCCATCTCCTCTCGGATCGCATGGAAAGACCTCTTCAGAACCATATGCAAAGCTTCAAAATCCCCCGGAACATTCGCATCCCTTTTTTCCAAATCAATGACCCCGACGCCGGACAGCTTACCGGGCAAGGATTTATAAATATTTCCAATATGTTATCCTTATCAGCAGTGACTATATGAAAAGATTTTAAGACAATGAAACTGAGCAAATCCGGGCTCGCAATCGAGCTCTCAAAGCTGAAAGCCTTCGAGGATCCCTCAGCCAAGCAAGAGCAATACCCCACAGATTCCGAGATTGCAGCAGAAGTGCTGTGGCAGGCAAAAATGCTCGGAGATGTCGACGACAAAAAAATCTCGGACCTCGGGGCAGGCACAGGCATATTGGGGATAGGGGCACTGCTCCTCGGTGCAGAGGAATGCATATTTGTCGAGAAGGATGCAGATGCAGTCAAGATATGCAAAGAGAACATTGAAGGATATGATATAAATGCTGAAGTGATACAAGGGGATATCAATGATCTCAATGAGAAATGCGATGTCATCATAATGAATCCCCCGTTCGGCACAAAGAAGGAGCATGCAGACAAGAGATTCTTAGAGCAGGCATTCAGGACAGCAGACATAATATATTCATTCCACAAGACCAGCACTGAAAAATTTGTCAAGGCGATCGCAAAAGACCATGGATTCGATGTGACCAACAGATGGGATTTCTCATTCCCCTTGAAAAAAACACATAAGTTCCATAAGCGAAAGATACACAGGATAGAAGTCAGCTGCTTCAGGATGCAGAGGATGCAAGGCAAACATTTATAAATAAACCGAAGTTTTCCGGGTGCTATGGAGATCAAGGTTCTAGAGAACAAGAAGACAAGATTTGTGGCAGAGATTTCAGGAGTCGGCCACACATTCTGCAACGCCCTAGTCTCTGAACTGTGGAATGACAAGGACGTGACAGCAGCAGCCTACAGCATAGACCACCCGTTTGTGGGGGTGCCTAAGCTTGTGCTAGAGACAAAATCCAAGAGCCCGAAAGATGTCCTGAAAGATGCCTCGAAAAGGATCCAAAAGAATTCTGAAAGCTTTGCAAAAACATTCGCAAAGATGAAGTGAAGCAACACTTATTAACAAGTTCTAATCCCACCTCTCAATGATAAGAGAGTATAACATACGGCATATCAGGACATATGAGAATGCTATGAAGCTTATTTCTGGGCAGTCAGACGGCACCATGCTGACCGGTGATGATTACAGGGAAGCCAGGAGAATCATCGAAAGGCAAGCAAAATACCTGGCAGAATTAAAATATCCAATTGATGTCATACTGCATAGCCCTCAAGGAAGAACAACACATACAGTAGAGATCATAAAAGAATTCCTGCCGGATGTTCCAACTGATTCATTAGAGTACATGACTGAATATAATTGGGGGCCTTATGAGGCCCAACCAAAAACCGTCCTCGGAATGCCTACAAGGATATATGCAATAACACAAGATGATCCAAGAACCGAAAACATGAAACACTTCATCGACAGGGTGAATGAGTATCATGAAACACTGTTCGAAAGATACAAAGGCCTCAGCATACTGTCTGTCGGACATGGATTCTGGTTTGCAGTAAGAAGAAATCTTGCTTTAGGACAAGAACCATCTCCAGAGAACACCAGGATCCTCCATAATGGACAGTTCCACATATATGAATGGAAGGATAATGGAGAACTAATGGCCTGCAGATTCGGGAAAATGAAATCAAAGAAGCACTCACTTGCCGAAACGCCTTTGCCTGAGTGAGTATTCTTCCAGGCACTTGATGAAATCCTCTTCCTCAAAATCCGGCCAGAACTTGTCCAGAAAGATATATTCTGAATAGTCAGACTGCCAGAGCAGGAAACCTGAAGTCCTTTTTGCACCACCAGTCCTTATGATGAGGTCAGGAGCATCCTTCATATAAAGGTAATTCTCGAAGATCTTATTGGTTATCTGACCTGGCTTCAGCTTGCTGTCCTTGATATCTTTTGCCAGACTGTTGACAGCATCAATGATCTCGCCCCTGCCACCATAAGCCATTGCAAAATTTATAATAAACTTATCATGATGCTTTGTGAGCTCCATGATATCTCTCATTGCCTTTTCGATGTCATCAGGGAACATGCCAATCCTCCCTATGACCCTTATCCTTATCCGATTCTCAAAGATCCTCTTATCATCCTTCAATCTCTCAAAATTCTCCTTGAAGACCCTCATGAGATACTCAAACTCATCCTTCGGCCTGCCAAAATTCTCCAAGGAAAAAGCCCAGAGTGTGAGCTCCCTGATGCCAGACTCGTGAGCCCAGTCAACAAGAGCCTCAATCTTCTTGGCACCCCACTCATGACCCTTGAATGGATGATTTAGGAGCCTCTTTGCAAAACGCCTGTTGCCATCAAGTATTATAGCTACATGCTTCGGGGTGTTCTTAATCTTCATGGGTTCAGCAAAATGAGAATAATTTATAAAGGTTTTTGGGCATAAGATGAAAAATGAGCAGAATACATGAGGATGATATCAGGAAATTCCACCCAGATCCAGAAGGAATGGAAAGGGAGATAGGACTTATTGAGGAGAAAGAAAAAAGAGGACCTCTCCTAGCAATAATAGCTGTGTTCATCCTCATGCTCTTTGTGCTGATGATAATACCCCATTATTCAGTCAAAATGAATCCAGAGCCGCAGAAAATCCCAAAGCTGGATGAGGTGCTGACCGACAGGAACTTCAGCTTCAACACATATGAATATGAGAATCCCTATGATATGCCCCAATTCGTGGAATCAAAAGACCCGACTGTAAAAGGTGTAGCAGACAGGATTGCGACACAGAGCTGCCCTGAAGGAGGAAGGATATGCCATGCAAAAGCCATGTTCTACTTTGTGCGCGACAATTTCGAATATGTCAATGACCCTGCCAGGTATGAATATGTCAAGACAGCAAAAGAATCATTCCTGAACCATGGCGGGGACTGCGATGACGCATCAGTCCTTCTGGCGACACTTGAAGAGGCTGTCGGCGTGCCGGCACGGTTCATCTTCATACCTGGGCATGTCTATGTACAGATATTCCTGCCAGAAGCGCCTGCCAGATACAAGCAAGAAGGATGGATAAGCCTGGACCCCACCTGCCAAAGCTGCGGGTTCGGAGAAGTGCCGTACAAGAACATAGGTGCAGACAATAGAGTGGTCGGATAAGCCAATAAAGTCTGAAAGGCCTGAATCCTTTGTTTATAACCAATCTGATGCATTCAGTAACATTTAAATAAGACCTGTTTTCCATGAACAGCTTGGCATCCCGTATACTATAGCCACCTTTTGGACTATAGTAGGGTGGAACAATGGAACAGAAAGATATCATAAAGGCCGTGAAACAGGCCAGGGAATCTAAGAAAAGGAATTTCAAACAGGGCTTTGACCTAATCATAAACCTGAAGAACATAGACCTCAAGAAACAGGACAACCAGATAGACCTCTATGTCATGGTCAAGCACCCTCCGAAGAAGAAAAAGATATGCGCACTCATCGGCGCAGAGCTGAAAGATGAGGCTTCAAAAGTCTGCGATCTGGCGATACTGTCAGACAGCTTCCCTGAATATTCTGAAAAGAAGAAAGCAAGGCAGCTTGCGCAGGATCATGATTACTTCATAGCACAGGCGAATGTGATGCCAAAGGTGGCCAACATATTCGGCCGAGTGTTCGGCGTCAGGGGAAAGATGCCCAACCCGAAAGCAGGATGCGTAGTGCCCCCGAAAGCAAACCTCGGCCCGCTCTATGAAAAGCTCCAGAACACGATAAGGGTCACTGCAAAATCAGCTCCCATAGTGCAATGCGGGCTCGGCAATGAGGAGATGAAGGACGAGGACCTCGCAGACAATGTGCACACGATCTACAATGCAGTCCTCCATAAGCTCCCCAACGAGAGGAACAACATAAAATCAGTCTTTGTCAAGTTCACAATGGGAAAACCTGCACCAGTGAAATTTTAGGATGACCAAATGAAAGCGCATGTAGCACAATACAAGAAGGACAATGTGAAGGAATTCACAAAGCTCCTGAAAGACTATCCAATAATCGGGACTGTGAATCTCGAAAACCTTCCGACTGCACAGCTGCAGCAGATGAGAGGGCAGCTGCGAAATGCGATGGTCCTGAAGGTCACGAAAAGAAGGTTCATAAATATCGCGATCGACAATGCAGCAAAGGACAAACCAGGGCTTGAGAAGCTCAAAGAGCATCTTCCCGGGATGCCTGCGCTGTTCTTCACCAAGGAGAACCCTTTCAAGCTCTACAAAATCATACAGAAAAGCAAGTCAAATGCCCCTGCCAAGGCCGGCCAGACAGCGCCAAGAGACATCACAGTCCAGCCAGGCCCGACAAACTTCGCTCCGGGGCCGATCATCTCAGACCTTGCAGGTGTAGGGATCAAGGCGGGTATAGAGAACGGCAAAGTGGCTATAAAAGCAGAATCCACCATAGTCAAGAAAGGCGCCATCATCAATGAGAAGCAGGCAGGCATAATGGCGAAGCTCGGCATAGAGCCGATGGAGATAGGACTCAATGTCGTCGCTGTATACGAGAACGGGATCATATTCACATCTGACATCATGGGAGTCGATGAGACAGAATACATCAACAAGATATCACAGGCTGCAAGCTGGGCATTCAACCTCGCAGTCGAAGCAGGCATCATGACAAAAGAGACAACAGAGCATCTCATAGTCAAGGCCTTCACAGAGGCCAAGGCACTGGCAATAAGCCAGAACATCTATGGAAAAGATGTGATCGACCAGATAGTTGCAAAAGCGAACAACCAAATGTTGGCGCTGAAGACACAATTGAACTTATAATTCAGGAGGGATTAAGATGGAATACGTATATGCTGCAATGTTGTTGCACAAAGCCGGCCAGAAGATAGATGAAGCCAATGTCAAGAAAGTGCTAGAAGCTGCAGGAGCAAAGGCTGATGAAGCCAAGACAAAAGCTCTCGTCGCTGCCCTAGACGGCGTAAATATCGACGAGGCCATCAAGAAGGCAGCAGTAGTCGCTGCACCAGCCGCAGCACCGGCCGCAGGAGGAGCTGCACCGGCAGAGAAGAAGGAAGAGAAGCCCAAGGAAGAGAAGAAATCGGCTGAAGAAGCTGCAGCAGGACTGGGCGCCCTGTTCGGATAATATTTTCCCTTTTCATTTTTGAGGGATCAATGCTAAATGTGGTAATCAATGATAAGCGATGAAGAGAAGCAGGAAATATACGGGAAACTAAAGGATTTCCGCAGCGAGATTTCTAGACTGAAGAATGAGCTGAACCAGGTCAATGACGAGAAAGAAGCATGGTTCGCCAAGAAGCAGGAATACGGCAAGCAGATCAAGACACTCATCTCTGACATAACAGCCTCAAGGAAGAAAAGAGACGAGCTCACCAGAAACGTCAAGGAGCTCAAGAAAGAGAGAGGCCAAGTGGCAGAGGGCATAAAGAAGAGCATAGAAGAAGTCAAGAAAGTGAATGCCGAGAAGGACAAGGCGGCACAGGACCAGCAGGCCAGGGTCAATCCGAAGAGGCTGATGGAAGACATAGAGAAGCTCGAGATGCAGATCGAAACAAATGTCATGAGCTTTGACAAGGAGAAGAAGCTCATGAAAGAGATAAAATCCATGAAGAAGCAGCTCGGCGAAGCGAAAGGCGCCTCCAACATATGGCAGAAGTCAAGGGACCTGTCCAAGACGATAAACGAGATGAAGAAGAAAGCGGATGCTGTGCATAACCAGATACAGACCATGGCAAAGCAATCACAGGTGCTCCATGAGGAGCTCATAACAAAGTCAAAGGAAGTGGATGAGCTCAAGAAGAAAGAGGAAGAAGCATACAAGAAATTCTCAGAACTCAAAGAAAAGTTCAATTCTGTCAATGAGCAGCTCAAGAAGAAGCTCGAAGAAGCAGGCATGGCGCATGAAAAGGTCAAGGAAGCCAAAGAGGACAGCTTCAAGGAGAAGAAGAAAAGAGAGACAGCGACATTGAAAGACAAACAGGACGCGATAAATGAGAAGATAGCCCGCGGAGAGAAATTGACTACAGAAGACCTTCTAGTGCTGCAGTCGTTCGATGATGAAGGCAATTAATTCTAAGAATTCATCAAGTCATAGATGAAACCAAGATAATAACAGAAGCCCATGAGCACTGAGGATATCAGGGCCCAGACAACAATCATGTTGAGCTGCTGCAGAATAAGCGCATTCTTGAAGTTGGGCATGAAGAACAATGCTCCAACGCAGATGACAAAGCCGATGAATCCTGCAAGTGATTTCCCTGTGTGATACATGATAATGATTTTTTGAGATATTATTTAAATAGTTTTTTATTTTCAATATGGAATAATTAAATTTCTTTATCAATGAGTGATAAATTATTAATATGAGTGGGTTGCCAGCTGCCTGGTGAGGGCGAGGGTGATCCACTATGAATGAAGAACCAAATAAGATGCAAAGACCAGAAACACCGATCAAAACACAAGAGCAATATTTTCGTTCTAACATTGTTGAATGGTGCAAAGATGGAACAGTTGTCCACCTCATAGATGGAAGATACTGCATGAGCCACATGGGAGAGTACATGAAGAGGGATTATTATTTGTAATCTTTTCCGGTATACCTCTTCATCATCAATGAATTTGTGACCACACTCACACTGGAAAATGCCATGGCTCCGCCAGCAATTATCGGTGACAAGAGCCAGCCTGTGACATGGTACAAGATACCTGCAGCAACAGGGATGCTGATGATGTTATAGAAGAAAGCCCAGAAGAGGTTCTGCCTTATCTTTCTCATCGCATACCTGCTCAGATCCATTGCCCTGACAACATCCATCATGTCGTTCCTCACAAGCACAATATCACCTGACTCAATAGCGACATCTGTACCTGAACCAATAGCAATGCCAATATCTGCCTGAGCCAAAGCAGGGGCATCATTTATCCCATCGCCGACCATTGCGACTAAACCTCTCTTCTGCAGCTTCCTGACCTCTCTAGCCTTGTCCTGGGGGAGAACTTCAGCAAGGACATGATCAATGCCAAGCTGGGCAGCTATTGCTTCACCAGTGCGCCTGTTGTCGCCAGTCATCATCACAACTTTCTTGCCCATCATCCTGAGCTTCTTGACAGCAGCAACAGAACTTCTCTTGGGGGTGTCAGCGACAGCTATCAGGCCGAGAGCCTTCGTATCAGCAAGAACCATCACAGTCTTGCCCTGCTTCTCCAGGTCCTGAATCTTTCTCTCAGCTTTGGATATTGAGATCTTTCTTGACTTCATGAGTTTCCTGTTGCCAAGATAATATGCCTTTCGATTGTAAGATGCCTTTATCCCGCTGCCGACAAAAGCCTTGAAGGAATCTGCATCAGGAAGCTTCATCCTTTTCTGCTTAGCAGCACCAACAATTGCATCTCCCAGAGGATGCTCTGAACCCTTCTCTAGAACAGCAGCAATCCTGAGCAATGAATCCTGCTTCTCTTTCCCAAGAGAAACAATGTCTGTGACAACAGGCTTACCCTCTGTCAGGGTGCCAGTCTTGTCAAATACAATTGTGTCCATCTTATGGGCCTGCTGAAGTGCAGAAGCGCTCTTTATCAGGATACCATGCTGAGCAGCCAGACCTGTGCCTACCATTACAGCAGTCGGTGTGGCAAGACCAAGCGCACATGGACAGGCAATGATCATCACAGCAACAAAAATAGTAAGTGCAAAAGCAAAGCCGAAACCGAGGAAATACCATATCAATGCTGATATAATCGCGATCAAAACAACAACCGGGACAAAATAAGCTGAGATGATGTCAGCAAGCTTCTGGATAGGGGCTTTGGAGCCCTGTGCATCCTCGACAAGCTGTATGATCTGAGCAAGGAAAGTATCAGAGCCTATCTTCGTTGCCCTGAACCTGAAAGATCCTGATTTGTTTATAGTGGCTCCGATAACCTTGGCCCCTTTAGATTTCTCCACTGGAATTGATTCTCCTGTGATCATTGACTCATCAACAGAAGAATGGCCCTGAGTCACAATGCCATCAACAGGGATCTTCTGGCCTGGCTTCACAACAACAGTATCCCCTACAACAACCTGGTTGATCGGTATGATTAACTCCTTCCCTTTCCTGAAAACTGCAGCGGTCTTAGGCTGCAGTCCCATCAGATTCTTGATCGCTTCAGATGTCTTGCCCTTGGCAACAGCCTCAAGATACCTGCCAAGCATGATGAAGACGACAAGAAGACCGGCAACCTCAAAATACAAATCATTAGAACCGTAATTTTGACTGCCAGACCAAATCATGATCGCTATGAACAAGCTGTAGAGGTATGCAGATCCAGTGCCCAGGGCAACAAGAGTATCCATGGTAGCTGTGCCAGATTTGAATATCGTCGATATGCCCCTTGTGTAGAAATGATAATTAGCAATCAGTATTGGTGTTGTGAGAATAATCTGGATCAGTGCCATGTTCCGTAATATGAAATCCGGGAGAGCTATGCCAATATGAGGGGCCATTGCAAAGACCAACAATGGAAAGCCCAAGACTACAGAGAAGATAAGCTGCTTCTTTATTGTCAGAATCTCTTTCTGCCTGGCCTTCTTCTCATGATCAACAGAAGCTGAAGCCAGAGAATAACCAATACCCCCGATAGTCTTCTTTATGAGCTTCATATCCAGCTCATCCTTGTGGGACACTGTAGCCTTATGAGTAGCGTAGTTGACAGTGGCATTGTCTATACCGGGAACCTTCTTCAGCTTGCGTTCAATCCGTGCAGCGCAGGAAGCGCAATGCATCCCTCCTATCGGCAGATCTGTCTTCTTCATTGTATTCTTACCTTATAATCCCCTTCTGACTCTATCGAACTGATGATATTCTTGCTTGATCTTTCTGTCTTAATGGTGAGGACTCCTATCTTAGATTTCTCATCAACCTTGAATGATGAGATCTTCGCTCCCTGCTCTTCCATGATATCCTCAATAAGACCTTTGCATGCTTTGCAATGCAATCCTTTAATCTCTAATTCCATCTTAAGACCTCCAGAAAAGAAAGGTTATGCAAACCTTCTCTTGCCTGCTGCAAGATCTGCCTTGTTGATGACTAGACTATCACCTTGGACCTTGCTTGGCAGAAAACCAGGCCAGCAACCACCACCCATGGTGTTCTCAGTGCCTAAACCGCTTAGGGGATACTTGTTGCCACAATTATTGCAGACCATCTGATCACCTTCCTGTCTATAACCCTTTTTCTGTGCACCACAGACATCACAGGCATCAAAAGCGGTCTTGATAGAGCCGTCACTGTCTTTCACTGCAAAGAACCTGACAGCAACACCATTTACAGCATATTCATAAAACTGAGCTGTCGATGAGATCTGCGATGTTGGAATGCTCATGACCCCTGTCGCAGCAATAGCATTGCCTGCAACACCTGATGGCTTCAGCACATAACCTAAAGCAATGACGACAAACAATATCAAAACAGCATATCCTTTCTTCATCTTAGATACCCCCTCAGCCGCCAGTGCAACCGGCACCTGAACTATCATAATCACCATAGCCACCACAACCGCCACCACAACCAGTTTTGCCACAACCTCCAGCCCCGCCGCACCCTATTGATCCTGCTTCAGCAGTATTTGCACTAACTGCTTTGAGGCCATCCTGGGCAACAGCTCCTGTTGAATCATCAAGGACTGTAGCAGGATACTCGCTGAAAACCTCCAATTGCAGCATCTGCTCTTTTGATGTCTGAGATGAATCATAAGATACATCAAAATCATTGGGGAAGCTGAATCTGACAGATTCAACTCCGGCCACAGTCTTAAGCTCATTTGAGATAAGAGGGGCGTGACCAGGGCAGGGTATATCAACACTTATCTTGAGCAGTGAATCAGGTGAACCGGGGATCCCTGCAGATGATGCTGAAGGGGAAGCTATTGAGATATTGGCCATCAGAGGGAATATCAGGAAAAAGAGCACAATATTTATCCCAACTGTAGAGCCATACATTGAAGCCAAGTACTTCCATTTCTTCCTGACACCCTCAAAAGAGAGGAGGGAATTCCTCCTCAGATAGAGGGCACTCGAGAGGGTTGCGAAAAGAATCGAAATGCCAATCAGGAAATGGAAAAAGTAACGGTTCATCAGCAAGGGCTTGAAGAACTGCATCAGCACAGTGACTCCCAGCACAGAACCGATTATGAAAGCTATACAGCCAATGTGCGGGATAAGACCATATCCAAGACCCTGCCAAAAAGTATGCTTCCTCTTCTCTCCATTTACACCATCAATAGCGTAACCAAGATCCAAGACCTTGCTCTTGATCTCATCCAGACTAATAATATCCTGGTCATACTTAATATCTGCAGTGCCCTTATCCAAAAATACCTCAATCCTCTGCACACCTTCCAGCTTTATCAGGCGCTTCTCAATAGTCCTGACACAGCTCTGGCATGTCATACCATCAATCCTAAATGTCTCATCCTTCATGTCAAAAACCTCCATAATGAGTTTGATGACAATACAAAAGTTGAAACAGCATATTATATATTGTATGAAACCAGTTTCATTGCCATAAGAACAGATTCAGTGCTTGAGAACAACCACATTGGTCATGCCGCGCCTCTTGCGCTCTATCAGACCTTTACCTTCAAGCCTGTCAAGAAGCCTAGTGACCTTGACCTTGCTCATATTAGTCTTCTCGACCAGGTCTGACTGGAAAATGGTGCCATCAGAAGATGCCAGGGCAGCCATGATGAGCTTCTCATCATTGCTGAGATCCTTTGGAAGGGCTTTCCGGGGCTTTTTATCGAATGATTCCTTGTCACCCCATAACACCAGATAGATACCTCCGATAATAACAAAGACCATGATCACAATACCTATATTTGTCTGGACATCAAGGGTCTGCCACATGGGACATTCTGATCCATGGGTACAGGATGCATTGACAATATCAGTCAAGGCCCTGTTGAATAGGTATACAATAAATCCTATCAAAACTGCAATGCCTATAATCAACAATCCCACTGTGCGGTTCTTCATTTTACTTAACAATAGTTTATTATTTATAAATGTTTCCATATGCACGGCCTTGAAAAGGGAAATCCATTTATACCAGGATATATTAACAATTGTTAATAAATCCATGAAAGGGGGTGAATGAGATGCATGAACTGCCAAAACTGGATTATGGATATGATGCACTTGAGCCGCATATCGATGAAAAGACAATGAGGATCCACCACACAAAGCACCATCAGGGATATGTAGACAAATTGAATGAAGCAGTCAAAGGCACAGAGTTCGAGAGCATGACTGCAGAAGGGCTGCTGATGCACCTGGAAAAGGTGCCGGAGAGGATCAGGACTGCTGTAAGAAACAATGGAGGGGGGCATTATAACCACTCCCTTTTTTGGAAAGTGATAGGACCTGACTGTGGGGGAAAACCCGGCGGAAAGCTAGGAGACGACATCCAGAAGAAATGGGGAAGCTTCGAGAAATTCAAAGAAGAATTCTCAAATGCAGCAGCAATAATATTCGGCAGCGGATGGGCGTGGTTAGTTGCGGACAAAGGGAAACTCGAGATAACCATCACAGCAAACCAAGACAGTCCTATAAGCAAGGGAAAGATGCCTCTCATAGGGTTAGATATCTGGGAGCACGCATACTACCTCAGATATCAGAACAAGAGGCCGGAGTATATCAAAGCCTGGTGGAATATGGTTGATTGGAAGCGAGCAGATGAAAGATATAGAAGGGCTTTATAAACCACAATATATAAAAGGGGCGAGCTTTCACTTTAAGGCATGCTGAATGATGAAACAAGAAAGGAGCTTGAAAAGCAGCAATACCGCCTTGTAGGGAACCACAGCGCTGTGAAGATATGTGGCTGGACAAAGAAGATGATAAAAGGGGAAGGATGCTGCTACAAGGAGAGATTCTACGGCATAATGAGCAACCAGTGCCTGCAGATGACCACAGCATTATCATGCGCCAACAGATGCCAATTCTGCTGGAGAGGATACAAAGCACCAGTATCAATAAAATGGGAAGGACCTATAGATGAACCCAACACCATCATTGATGGATGCATGGAAGAGCATCACGACCTGCTCGCAGGACTGAAAGGATACAAGAAGGTGAATATGGGAGCTTATGAGAGATCCAAAAATATCAGGCATGTCGCCCTGTCCTTGACCGGAGAGCCGATAATATACCCGAAGATCAATGAGATAATATCAGAATTCCACAGACGCAAGATATCGACATTCCTCGTGACAAACGCACAATACCATGAAGAGATAAACAACCTGGGACCTGTGACACAGCTCTACCTGAGCATCGGGGCGCCGAACAAGGAACTCCTGAAAGAGATCGAAAAGCCGCTGTTCCCTGACTATTGGGAGAGACTGCACAAAAGCCTTGAAAATCTGGCCAAAAAAAAGCACAGGACATGCATAAGGCTCACGATGGTAAAGGACA
The Candidatus Woesearchaeota archaeon DNA segment above includes these coding regions:
- a CDS encoding superoxide dismutase; amino-acid sequence: MHELPKLDYGYDALEPHIDEKTMRIHHTKHHQGYVDKLNEAVKGTEFESMTAEGLLMHLEKVPERIRTAVRNNGGGHYNHSLFWKVIGPDCGGKPGGKLGDDIQKKWGSFEKFKEEFSNAAAIIFGSGWAWLVADKGKLEITITANQDSPISKGKMPLIGLDIWEHAYYLRYQNKRPEYIKAWWNMVDWKRADERYRRAL
- a CDS encoding 4-demethylwyosine synthase TYW1, whose amino-acid sequence is MLNDETRKELEKQQYRLVGNHSAVKICGWTKKMIKGEGCCYKERFYGIMSNQCLQMTTALSCANRCQFCWRGYKAPVSIKWEGPIDEPNTIIDGCMEEHHDLLAGLKGYKKVNMGAYERSKNIRHVALSLTGEPIIYPKINEIISEFHRRKISTFLVTNAQYHEEINNLGPVTQLYLSIGAPNKELLKEIEKPLFPDYWERLHKSLENLAKKKHRTCIRLTMVKDMNMTEPQGYAELIKKGDPDFVEAKAYMFVGASRQRLKLENMPYHHEVMEFTKKLIEYLPDYEIASEHEPSRVVCLAKKKFKKDGRWHTWIDFKRFFHLIEAGEEAADYNRLMPEAFEYV
- a CDS encoding MarR family transcriptional regulator — its product is MKNRTVGLLIIGIAVLIGFIVYLFNRALTDIVNASCTHGSECPMWQTLDVQTNIGIVIMVFVIIGGIYLVLWGDKESFDKKPRKALPKDLSNDEKLIMAALASSDGTIFQSDLVEKTNMSKVKVTRLLDRLEGKGLIERKRRGMTNVVVLKH
- a CDS encoding DUF2318 domain-containing protein, giving the protein MKKGYAVLILFVVIALGYVLKPSGVAGNAIAATGVMSIPTSQISSTAQFYEYAVNGVAVRFFAVKDSDGSIKTAFDACDVCGAQKKGYRQEGDQMVCNNCGNKYPLSGLGTENTMGGGCWPGFLPSKVQGDSLVINKADLAAGKRRFA
- a CDS encoding copper-translocating P-type ATPase yields the protein MKKTDLPIGGMHCASCAARIERKLKKVPGIDNATVNYATHKATVSHKDELDMKLIKKTIGGIGYSLASASVDHEKKARQKEILTIKKQLIFSVVLGFPLLVFAMAPHIGIALPDFILRNMALIQIILTTPILIANYHFYTRGISTIFKSGTATMDTLVALGTGSAYLYSLFIAIMIWSGSQNYGSNDLYFEVAGLLVVFIMLGRYLEAVAKGKTSEAIKNLMGLQPKTAAVFRKGKELIIPINQVVVGDTVVVKPGQKIPVDGIVTQGHSSVDESMITGESIPVEKSKGAKVIGATINKSGSFRFRATKIGSDTFLAQIIQLVEDAQGSKAPIQKLADIISAYFVPVVVLIAIISALIWYFLGFGFAFALTIFVAVMIIACPCALGLATPTAVMVGTGLAAQHGILIKSASALQQAHKMDTIVFDKTGTLTEGKPVVTDIVSLGKEKQDSLLRIAAVLEKGSEHPLGDAIVGAAKQKRMKLPDADSFKAFVGSGIKASYNRKAYYLGNRKLMKSRKISISKAERKIQDLEKQGKTVMVLADTKALGLIAVADTPKRSSVAAVKKLRMMGKKVVMMTGDNRRTGEAIAAQLGIDHVLAEVLPQDKAREVRKLQKRGLVAMVGDGINDAPALAQADIGIAIGSGTDVAIESGDIVLVRNDMMDVVRAMDLSRYAMRKIRQNLFWAFFYNIISIPVAAGILYHVTGWLLSPIIAGGAMAFSSVSVVTNSLMMKRYTGKDYK
- a CDS encoding heavy-metal-associated domain-containing protein: MKDETFRIDGMTCQSCVRTIEKRLIKLEGVQRIEVFLDKGTADIKYDQDIISLDEIKSKVLDLGYAIDGVNGEKRKHTFWQGLGYGLIPHIGCIAFIIGSVLGVTVLMQFFKPLLMNRYFFHFLIGISILFATLSSALYLRRNSLLSFEGVRKKWKYLASMYGSTVGINIVLFFLIFPLMANISIASPSASSAGIPGSPDSLLKISVDIPCPGHAPLISNELKTVAGVESVRFSFPNDFDVSYDSSQTSKEQMLQLEVFSEYPATVLDDSTGAVAQDGLKAVSANTAEAGSIGCGGAGGCGKTGCGGGCGGYGDYDSSGAGCTGG